The genomic window TATTCTGCGCCAGGACATCAAGGAAACCAACGCTCGCATCGACTCGACGGCGGGCAACCTCAACTCCCGCATCGACTCGCTCCGCCAGGAAATGCGCACCGACATCGCCGCCCTGCACGCCCGGATCGACGCGCTCTATCAGGCGCTGTTCAACCACAAGGACCCCGCCGCATGAGGCGACCTCAAGTCCATCCTTAAAGGCCGTTCCCAAGGCCTCTGGAATAGCACCCGATAACTGCTCCGAATAATATTCCTGTGACCGTCCACCGCAAAAGCAGGCGGAGCGGGCCAGAGGTCTAGCCCGCATTTCTCACCAGGTCGCTGAATGTACTTTAACGGGCCTTTTATATTCATCACTTTATCGGACCTGTTGTGACTTCTTGCGACTACACACGACGCTGGGCGCGCCCTGGCTTGTCCTTTCCTCCTCAGCGCGCACATGCTCGCTCGACCGTAGAAACCGCTACGCTCTTCGCTCACGAGCACGCGCTGAGGAGGAAATTACTGCGCCAGGATCACGCCCCCTGGTGAGAAATGCGGGCTAGGTAGCGACGTCCAGGATGCCGGCAACGGCAATGGGGTGGGCCAATCTTGATTTTCAGACCTGCAGGGTCCCATAATCGGGGTAGAAACAGGTGCGTTCCGGAGGCCGAAACACACTTGTTAGTGGCGATGAAACCTCGACAGAATCAATCGATGCCAGGCAGCTCCCGCGTTCGTTCGCGTGCCGCGGGTTTGGTCACGAGGTTTCCAGTGGCTGCCGCAATCCTCCTCGGGCTCATGTGCTTCCTCTGGAGCATTGGTCCACTGCAGGCCCAATCCCCCGCCTACCTGGAAGCCCGACAGAAGTATGAGAGGAAGGAGTATCTGGCCGCCATGCTGCCGGCCCAGAAGGCCGTCGAAGAGGATGGAAGCAACGCTGCCTACCGGCACCTGTACGGAGCCATCCTGCTGAAGCTCAAACAGTATTCCGACGCCAAAGAGCATCTTCGCAAGGCAGTGGCGCTGGACCCTCAAAACGGTCTCTACCGCTCCACCCTGGAAGAACTGCTGTCTGAGCAAAAGGCGCCGGCGAGAGGCATTCGTTCCCTGGTTGGCGACACGGACGAACGGGAGCAGGTCACCCTGTGGTGGGAAAGCCTGCCGGAAGAGGTTCGCGCCAACTTCCGTGCAACAGGCAGCCGGAGCAATATCCATCCCGGGGATTATGTCGGGCCCGAGACCTGCAAGAGCTGTCACCAGGAGCAGTATCAGTCCTGGTCCAAGCACGCCCATCGTTGGATGAACGCCCTGGCCGACGACTCCACCGTCAAGGGAGACTTCTCCGGCAAGGCCCGGATCTCCTATCTCGGGGGTGAGGCTGTCTTTTTCAAGGAAGGCGGCCACTACAAGATGCGGCTGGAGCGGGGCGGGGTCCGTCGTGTTTACCGGATAAACCAGACCATCGGGTCACGTTTCTTCCAGTACTACATCGGCAAGCAGACCGAGGGCCCTGAACCCCGCGACCATCTGTTTTATCGCCAGGATCACGTGCTGTTCTTCGGCTACTGGCTGGATCAGCGGCAGTGGGTGCCCATCGTCCACGTGGGTCCCGAGATGCCCGACGGGGAAAGGCCCGACCCCTTCCATCCGCCTACCTCCCAACCCTTCCTGGCCCGTTACTCCAGCCGCTGCAACTTCTGTCACACCACCTTCCCGCTGGGAGACATGCTGGCCCGCAATCCCTCCCGCATGGCCCGTCACGTTCCCGTCCCGATGCACTTCGCCCTGGGCCACTATCTGGATCAGAACCAGTCGGGCATCGTGGATTTTCTCCAGAGCCCTGCCGAAGCCAGCGACGAGGACATCCTGCAGGTGCGGAAGGAGTTGGTCAAGCTGGAGGCTCCGCAGCACGCGGTCACCCTGGGGGTGAGCTGCGAGGCCTGCCACCTGGGCGGCAGGGAACACGTGGCCTCCGGGGGCAAGGAACCTCCCGGTTTCTTCCCATCCAGCCCCTTCCTGTATGTGGACAACAGTGAAAAGGACATCTCCTTCGGGCGGACCCACGACAACCTCAATTGGGCCTGCGGCCGTTGCCACGTGGGGACCAGGCCAACCTACGCCAACGGGATCGCCACCTGGAATTCCACCGAGTACAGCGACGCCGTCCAGGGCAGCTGTTTCTCTCAGCTTCGCTGCATCGACTGCCACAACCCACACGAGGCCATCGGTCCGCGCTGGTCCAGGCCTCCCGACGAGGATGACCGGTTGTGTCTCAGGTGCCACCAGCAGTTCGAGCCGGCGCAGGCCAGGCGGAAGCACACCCACCATCCCGCCGGCAGCAGCGGAGCCCGCTGCATGAACTGCCACCGTCCCCGAATCAACGAAGGCATCCAGGACCTGGTGCGGACCCACACCATCTTCTCGCCCACCGACAAGGCCATGATTGAGGCCAACCACCCCAACGCCTGCAACATGTGCCACATCGACAGGGCCATCGACTGGACTGTGGGGTATCTGAAGGAATGGTACGGGGCCGAGTATTCGGAAGAGAAGCTGGCCGAGAACTACCCCGACCGGGAGCAGCCGGTGGCGGTAGGCTGGCTGCAGAGCGAGTCCCCAGCGGTCCGCCTGGTGGGGGCGGACGTCCTTTGTCGAACCGGTTCCCGATGGGCGCTGCCGGAACTGATTGGAGTGCTGGACGATCCCTTCCTGATCAACCGCCAGTTTACCCGGAGGTCGCTCGACCGGATGCTGGATGTGCGCCTGCAGGATTTCGGTTACCGGTTCTACATGACCCCGGAAGAGCGCCGCGGTCCGATAGCCAAAATTCGGGCCGAACTGTGGCATCGAAAGCGAGCCGTGGCCCAGAGCAGCTCCAGCCCCATACCCTCCCGGTGAAGGCCGGCTTTCAGGGAAGTCGCCCGCCGGATACCCTCCACGGCGCCATAGGGACGACACCACCCGAGAGCGCGGGCGTCCCGCCCGCATCCTCTCCCTTAGCCTGCTGCCCAGATTGCGAAGAATGGGTTTGAAGATGCGGGGAATAGCAGGCATAATCTACGCATGGAGTGCGTAGAATGACTCGCTTTATCTACCAACTCACGGAATGGCCCAAATTTAGATGGGATCATAATACCTTGGCTGTCCCTTTGGCCGATATCCGTTACCGGCAAGGGCGCTTGTTGGGTCGGATGGAGGGCTTGGGCTTCTCTCTCCAGCAGGAAGCCGAACTGGAGACACTGACATTGGATGTCGTCAAGTCCAGCGAAATCGAAGGCGAGAACCTGAACATGGATCAGGTGCGTTCGTCCGTTGCCCGGCGGTTGGGAATGGACATTGCGGGGGCGATTCCCGCAAATCGGAACGTCGAGGGTGTAGTCGAAATGATGCTGGATGCCAGTCAGAACTTTGACAAGCCCCTCACAGAAGACCGCCTCTTTGCGTGGCATGCGGCGTTGTTCCCTACAGGGCGTAGCGGGATGCGCAAGATCATCGTCGGTGGCTGGCGCGACGACGCGGATGGACCCATGGAAGTCGTCTCCGGCCCCATAGGCAAGGAACGCGTTCACTACCAAGCGCCTGCGGCTTCACTTCTGGATAAGGAGATGGCTCGGTTCTTCGATTGGGCCAATGAGTCTGACGGTACCGATCCCGTACTCCGGGCGGCACTGGCGCACCTGTGGTTTGCCACAATTCACCCGTTTGACGATGGCAACGGCCGCATAGCACGGGCGATTGCCGACTGGGCTCTGGCGCGGTCCGAGAATAGCCCGCAGCGCTTCTACAGCATGTCTTCCCGGATTCGGCAGGAACGGGATGACTATTACGAGATTCTGGAAAGGACGCAGAAGGGAACGCTGGACGTTACGCCGTGGATGGTGTGGTTCCTGGTCTGCTTGGGACGTGCGTTCGAAGGAACCGAGGCAACGCTGGCCACTGTCCTGCACAAGGCTCGGTTCTGGCAGAAACACTCTGGTGTCGACATCAACGACCGCCAGCGTCTGCTCCTCAACAAGATACTGGAAGGATTCGACGGGAAACTGACCTCATCAAAGTGGGCAAAGATTGCGAAGTGTTCCCAGGACACGGCGATCCGTGACATCAAGGATCTGGTGGCACACGGAGTCCTTGAGAAAGATGCGGGAGGCGGGAGGAGTACCAGCTACTCACTTTTCCGGCGGAATATTGCAACTGGCTCGTCCGGTTAATCCTGTCTATCGTTGTTCCGTAGTGCAGCCAACCAAATTTAACGGGGCATGGTCCCTGCTTCGGATAGGCCGTGAACTCCGGTTGCTTCACTCTCGAGGGGTCCGCTCCTTCGTGGGGTAGGGGGATGATCTTGTTCGAGAAATTCGGCCCCAAACATTCCTATCTCGACATCCGAACCTTCCGATATTTCGTATAGGAATTCGAAATATCAAGCGGGGGAGCCTTCCGGGCAGTCGGTTTGGAAGGAGAATCTCCTTAAGTCCCTCTATAATTTACTCATAATAAACACGATAAAAAATAGTTGTTCAAACCCGAAATTTGGCAGCTCAGTTGCAGCTTATGCGCGCGTGAGTTAGTTTGTCTGGACGGTTTCCAGGTTGGACATTCGATAGGGTTCTTAAGACCGTTGGTTTTTGTTCAGCTTGGGGCCTCACTAAAACAAGGAGATTTTGCTAATGACGAAACAAACACTAAGAAAATCGGTCTGGAGTTTCGGGCTGATTGCTCTCTTGGGCCTGTTGGTCATTCCCACCTTGACGGTAGCGCAGGACGTCACCGGTTTTCGCGGCAGGGTCGTTGACACGACCGGAGCCGTGATGGTCGGCGTCAGCATTACTGCTATCAACGAGTCCAAGGGTCTGACCTACACTACCGTGACCAACGAGGTTGGGGAGTACGAGCTGCGCGGCATTCTGCCGGACACCTACACCCTGACCGCCGAGGCCACCGGGTTCAAGCGCTATGAGAACACGGGCGTGATCGTCTACTCGCAGTCGCCGCGGCGGGTGGACATCACTATGGAGATCGGCGAGTTGGCCGATGCCATCACGGTGACCGAGGAAGGGGCTCGCATCGAGACCGATACGCCCTCGGTGACCTACAAGACTCCCAACAAGGAAGTCTACTATACCAACGTGGCGGCCAGCCTGATCTACACGGTTGGGGCGGCCCCCGGAGTTCAGAACCGGAACGAGATTCACGGGGCCTACGCCAACAACGTCGCGGCTGTCCAGGACGGGATTCTGACGCTCGCCTACGGCACCTTCCGTTTTCCGCAGGAAGTGCTGCAGGAAGTGCATTTGAAAACGCTTAACGCGCCGGCCGAGTTCCAGCACGCCAACAACATCATCGGTGTGGGGCGCAGCGGAACCAACCAGTTCCACGGCGAGATCTGGAACGATTTCAGGCATGCTCGTCTGAGGGCCAAGAACCGTTCTCTGAAGAGCAGGCCCAAGCCGGAGACGCCGTCCCTGAAGTGGTCCTACGAAGCCGCCGGCCCGATCTGGATTCCCAAGATCTATGACGGCCGCAACAAGAGCTTCTTCCACTTCCTGTGGCAGCCGAACAGCGGGTTGACGCTGGAGATCAACCCCAACCTGACCTATCCGACCCCTCAGATGAGAACGGGGAATTTGAGCGAAGTCGCCGAATTCTCGGGGATCAGGGATGCCAACGGCAAGGGCGTGATCATGAATCCCTACACCATGACGCCCTTCCCCAACAACACCATTCCCAGCGACATGTTCCATCCCCTGGGAATTCGCTTCACCGAGTTGCTGCCCCTGCCGCAACGTCCCGGTCTGACGACCAACCGAACCGGGATCAACGAGAACAGCGGTGACGAGGAGTACTGGCACTACCGCTTCGACCACCAGATCCACGAGTCCAACACCATTTCGTTCAACCACTTCCGCTACACCCGCAACAGCAGCGAGACGAAGTGGGACCACGGGCCGCTGGATTGCGGGCGTAAAGGTCACGATCCCACCCGCGCCTGGAGCATTCTGGACAGCCACGTCTTCTCGCCTTCGGTGATCAACGAGTTCTCGGTCGGCTACAACGAGCAGCTCTACCTGATCGAGAGCGGCTGCGCCGGAAGCGATCTGTTGAGGCTGATCGATCCCCAGGGGCTCATCGACTTCGGCGGACGTGAAGGCAAGATCCCGCAGGGCTTCGCGGGAGCGCCTCAGATCACGGCTCGTTCGATCGGCAACCTCTCCAACATCAGCGGCGCCTTCGACGCCCGTCTGACCAATGCGCTGGGGGGCGGCGCCGCCGGATACGGAAGCCGGACCGACGCCAATGCCGTTCACCTGAAGAACAACATTTCCATCACCAAGGGCACCCACCTGTTCAAGATGGGGTTCTCCAACATCTGGGGTCTGGACGATCGCTACCGGCCCACCAACAACGTGTATGGACGCTGGGACTTTTCCGGCAACTACACGGGATGGGATTACGGAGACATCCTTCTGGGACTGCCCCGCAGCACCGCGATCGCCCAGGCGCGAGGGGAGCTGAGCCCGCGGTCGCAACAGTTCGGGATCTTCTTCCAGGATGACTGGAAGGTGACGCCCAGGTTGACCATCACCCCGGGTCTCCGCTTCCAGCACTACACTGCGGGACACGAT from Acidobacteriota bacterium includes these protein-coding regions:
- a CDS encoding TonB-dependent receptor — protein: MTKQTLRKSVWSFGLIALLGLLVIPTLTVAQDVTGFRGRVVDTTGAVMVGVSITAINESKGLTYTTVTNEVGEYELRGILPDTYTLTAEATGFKRYENTGVIVYSQSPRRVDITMEIGELADAITVTEEGARIETDTPSVTYKTPNKEVYYTNVAASLIYTVGAAPGVQNRNEIHGAYANNVAAVQDGILTLAYGTFRFPQEVLQEVHLKTLNAPAEFQHANNIIGVGRSGTNQFHGEIWNDFRHARLRAKNRSLKSRPKPETPSLKWSYEAAGPIWIPKIYDGRNKSFFHFLWQPNSGLTLEINPNLTYPTPQMRTGNLSEVAEFSGIRDANGKGVIMNPYTMTPFPNNTIPSDMFHPLGIRFTELLPLPQRPGLTTNRTGINENSGDEEYWHYRFDHQIHESNTISFNHFRYTRNSSETKWDHGPLDCGRKGHDPTRAWSILDSHVFSPSVINEFSVGYNEQLYLIESGCAGSDLLRLIDPQGLIDFGGREGKIPQGFAGAPQITARSIGNLSNISGAFDARLTNALGGGAAGYGSRTDANAVHLKNNISITKGTHLFKMGFSNIWGLDDRYRPTNNVYGRWDFSGNYTGWDYGDILLGLPRSTAIAQARGELSPRSQQFGIFFQDDWKVTPRLTITPGLRFQHYTAGHDAQGQWYNFDLQHLLDGGTGRFVVPQQSLHRVVPGFAPSIPVVGNGDAGFPADLFQFKLVHVQPRIGVAYRLTDKMVIRAGFGVYTVPLTPPDNMQQAISGFTSGPFELNESFGPTEIIDGVPTLTFSKAFPAPGTGATSLQNPRAILLNTRTENWPTDKQWNLTLERELGTGFTGRLSYVASKGTHWPYNVNVQIPRASTIPYTASRKVFGAEPYGSITDYRLGGNSNYHGVEAELLRQFSSGLYVRSWIEYRSILNDVEGGRFGWVGPGGFATEDPYNRSRDKGWTDGNIPVRARVVAVYSLPFGKGQRYLSGASGVINQLVSQWTLTPIITLSAGGRSTPNFGGFDSPNVGRSGGRPDIQPGCNPNGFGDNTVPYTSYWNASCFSIPKSGTYGTATRGVLQQPRSPGFNLNVFKVFPLTPYENGPYFKLEAYITNPLNHTNPSGPNSLTFNDPRFGQYAASWHTRNIFFRLRLGF
- a CDS encoding Fic family protein, producing MTRFIYQLTEWPKFRWDHNTLAVPLADIRYRQGRLLGRMEGLGFSLQQEAELETLTLDVVKSSEIEGENLNMDQVRSSVARRLGMDIAGAIPANRNVEGVVEMMLDASQNFDKPLTEDRLFAWHAALFPTGRSGMRKIIVGGWRDDADGPMEVVSGPIGKERVHYQAPAASLLDKEMARFFDWANESDGTDPVLRAALAHLWFATIHPFDDGNGRIARAIADWALARSENSPQRFYSMSSRIRQERDDYYEILERTQKGTLDVTPWMVWFLVCLGRAFEGTEATLATVLHKARFWQKHSGVDINDRQRLLLNKILEGFDGKLTSSKWAKIAKCSQDTAIRDIKDLVAHGVLEKDAGGGRSTSYSLFRRNIATGSSG